In one Desulfobaculum bizertense DSM 18034 genomic region, the following are encoded:
- a CDS encoding M16 family metallopeptidase, which translates to MTHLPQWNQKRWCIVSLAILCAGVMIAYAGRSQAHAAQAEHHKQEAFWLNGSWPHEGSDLSPHPSAVFGRLDNGFRYVLLHHDTPKGRTVMQLDVQAGSLMERENEAGIAHYMEHMVFNGSTHFAPGKLITYFQKNGMSFGGDTNAHTAMQETVFKLNLPQNSNEEIQKGLTVLSDFARGALILEQEVSNERGVILEEKTARDTIQSRARQRRLDRVYGGTRFTDPTIGKEQIIRGANAKLLRGFYEAWYRPELTVLVMVGDFDPHSIEPLVRWTFADFRAKAPRREVPQWGDISSTSPVAFYDPKSGSAPLVMVERLHPRHRPQDSVTLQRRELAEQLAAKILRDRLMTLCASPKAPALKAFSRISMPFSQFKNAGMMAMPKNGDWKSALSLLENELRRATTYGFTEQEFQRAKQFFMTAIRRNIMHEKAESSQSIAEEIIACLNSGRVYQSAKQSMALYAPMLKDMSKAEAEGALKRLWSTGKHVVSLTGLPIASSTPEKTVLDVWNAASNVPVSAWKEHVAQPFPYLKASSHVAQVTAQDEHSELPETFAFRHVDFDNGMTLYMKPSTVEKRRVELSLMFGRGLNDLTPREQKMAQLVNKCVAMTGPGKLTRVEFMQALGGKSIQLNLGTRASSHVIAGSSLNKDLPLLLHGMRSILLDQHIRQSDFDSALSLLQSEETDRTGTASGLMRSKGFPFMSGGVIVPALTYKEAQQFTLAELQDFLKKELATGKLTFTAAGDFAPDALQKQIGQIFGDQKRAAYVSTAQFSNSFPAGQHVQARLTGELQQAGVLIGYAIPGPASETAQADDPALLREIRYSILTKVLSDRMRIQIREKLGAAYSPFAFSWTRPDFAPYGIICAYATTDAGKEQLVSTEAQRILDAVADSGITQDELDRAQRQLLAARINARKKLSFWSMLLQSESTLRKGTMARQPLREKIIKKSTVDDMNTLAKELFSSSRRAQFTVLPQK; encoded by the coding sequence ATGACTCATTTACCACAATGGAACCAGAAACGATGGTGCATCGTGAGTCTGGCGATACTTTGCGCAGGTGTTATGATCGCTTACGCAGGAAGATCACAAGCTCATGCAGCACAAGCTGAGCACCATAAGCAAGAAGCCTTTTGGCTCAACGGTTCATGGCCACACGAAGGTTCTGACCTTTCTCCACACCCAAGCGCTGTTTTTGGACGACTTGATAACGGATTCCGCTATGTACTCCTGCACCATGACACCCCCAAGGGACGAACGGTCATGCAGCTCGATGTGCAGGCAGGTTCACTCATGGAACGGGAAAATGAGGCAGGCATTGCCCATTACATGGAGCACATGGTTTTTAATGGCTCCACGCACTTTGCTCCGGGCAAACTTATCACTTATTTCCAAAAAAATGGCATGAGCTTTGGCGGAGACACCAATGCTCATACAGCAATGCAGGAAACAGTCTTCAAACTGAACCTGCCGCAAAATTCCAATGAAGAAATCCAGAAAGGCCTCACCGTTCTTTCTGATTTTGCCCGTGGTGCTCTCATCCTTGAGCAGGAAGTCAGCAATGAGCGCGGCGTAATTCTGGAAGAAAAAACCGCTCGCGATACAATTCAGTCCCGCGCTCGCCAGCGCAGACTAGACCGCGTATATGGCGGAACCCGCTTCACGGACCCCACCATTGGCAAAGAACAGATTATTCGCGGGGCAAACGCCAAACTCCTCCGCGGCTTTTACGAAGCCTGGTACCGTCCGGAGCTGACTGTTCTGGTCATGGTTGGCGATTTTGATCCTCACAGCATTGAGCCACTTGTACGATGGACCTTCGCAGACTTTCGCGCCAAGGCTCCACGCCGAGAGGTTCCACAGTGGGGAGACATCTCCTCCACCTCTCCAGTGGCCTTTTATGATCCCAAGTCTGGAAGCGCTCCTCTTGTCATGGTTGAACGGCTTCACCCCCGTCATCGCCCACAGGACAGCGTTACGCTCCAGCGACGGGAACTGGCCGAGCAGCTTGCGGCCAAGATACTGCGAGACCGCCTGATGACCCTTTGCGCCTCTCCAAAGGCTCCGGCCCTCAAGGCATTTTCGCGCATCTCCATGCCATTTTCCCAGTTCAAAAATGCTGGAATGATGGCCATGCCCAAAAACGGCGACTGGAAATCCGCCCTCTCCCTGCTGGAAAATGAACTTCGCAGAGCCACGACATATGGCTTTACTGAGCAGGAATTCCAGCGGGCAAAGCAGTTCTTTATGACGGCGATTCGCCGCAACATCATGCACGAAAAGGCTGAATCTTCGCAAAGCATCGCCGAAGAAATCATCGCCTGCCTCAATAGCGGGCGAGTCTACCAGTCTGCCAAGCAGTCAATGGCCCTTTATGCTCCCATGCTCAAAGACATGAGCAAAGCCGAAGCCGAAGGCGCACTGAAACGCCTGTGGAGCACAGGAAAACATGTTGTTTCCCTCACCGGACTCCCCATTGCGTCTTCCACACCAGAAAAAACCGTGCTTGACGTCTGGAATGCCGCGTCTAACGTGCCAGTTTCAGCATGGAAAGAGCACGTTGCCCAGCCCTTCCCGTACCTGAAAGCATCGTCTCATGTGGCACAGGTCACAGCGCAGGATGAGCACAGCGAACTTCCAGAAACATTCGCTTTCCGCCACGTAGACTTTGACAATGGCATGACGCTTTACATGAAGCCAAGCACGGTGGAAAAACGCCGCGTCGAGCTGAGCCTCATGTTTGGGAGAGGCCTTAATGACCTGACACCCCGAGAACAGAAAATGGCGCAGCTCGTCAATAAATGCGTCGCCATGACAGGTCCCGGCAAGCTGACTCGGGTTGAATTCATGCAGGCCCTTGGAGGCAAAAGCATCCAGCTGAATCTTGGAACCCGGGCAAGCAGCCATGTCATTGCAGGGTCCAGCCTGAACAAGGATTTGCCTCTGCTGCTCCACGGCATGCGATCTATCCTCCTCGACCAGCATATCCGCCAGTCAGATTTCGATTCCGCTCTTTCGCTCTTGCAGAGTGAAGAAACAGACCGCACCGGAACCGCTTCCGGCCTGATGCGTAGCAAAGGTTTCCCCTTCATGTCTGGTGGAGTCATCGTTCCGGCGCTGACATACAAGGAAGCCCAGCAGTTCACGCTGGCAGAGCTTCAGGATTTCCTGAAAAAGGAGCTGGCAACAGGCAAACTGACATTCACTGCTGCTGGTGACTTTGCTCCTGATGCCCTCCAGAAACAGATTGGTCAGATTTTTGGAGATCAAAAGCGAGCTGCATATGTGTCCACGGCACAGTTCAGCAACAGCTTCCCGGCGGGACAGCATGTTCAGGCCCGCCTCACAGGAGAACTCCAGCAGGCAGGTGTTCTTATTGGCTACGCCATTCCCGGCCCGGCTTCTGAAACAGCTCAGGCAGATGACCCTGCACTCCTGCGAGAAATCCGCTACAGCATCCTGACCAAAGTTCTTTCGGACCGGATGCGTATCCAGATTCGGGAAAAGCTCGGAGCTGCATATTCCCCCTTTGCATTCAGCTGGACCCGTCCGGACTTTGCCCCGTACGGAATCATATGCGCCTATGCCACCACAGACGCAGGCAAAGAGCAGCTTGTCAGCACAGAAGCTCAGCGCATTCTTGATGCCGTTGCAGATTCTGGAATCACTCAGGATGAGCTTGACCGTGCCCAGCGGCAACTCCTTGCGGCCCGCATCAATGCACGAAAAAAGCTGTCATTCTGGAGCATGCTTTTGCAATCAGAATCAACCCTGCGCAAAGGGACAATGGCTCGCCAGCCCCTGCGCGAAAAGATCATTAAAAAAAGCACTGTGGACGACATGAACACTCTTGCAAAAGAGCTGTTCTCTTCATCTCGTCGCGCGCAGTTCACAGTACTTCCCCAGAAATAA
- a CDS encoding extracellular solute-binding protein, protein MSLLRRLRVVCFVFLGLGLLGFYPQSSEAKVLSALTLGKAPQLSSDFQHFPYANPDAPKGGQLRLASIGTFDSFHPYVARGIPAAGIGLVNATLTTSSRDEPFTQYPYVASSFELVDGGATLLCHLNPRARFSDGHPVSAEDVVFSFDALMHKGSPMYRKYYAGIVRVTARDAHTVRFELADAKNPELPVVAAQLPVLPAHWWKGRDFSKPTLEQAPGCGPYVVKRSSTGYSVEYERVKDWWGADLPVNAGRFNFDRIRFDYYRDRTVAGEAFRSGEFDFQMVSSAKSWAEEYVGPAVDAGLLKREAIRHTRPSGMQGFVMNTRRPLFADRKVRQALGLAFDFEWTNRALFYGQYARCLSFFSNSEFASSGVPQGKELSLLEPYRSALPQELFVSPFTLSKSDGSGRIRPQLRKALTLLREAGWTLRDGVLRNAQGKSFEFEMLLRSPSMERVVLPYQKNLKRLGITMHVSLADSSRYIRRIRSYDYDMVVGVMRQSDSPGSEQRLFWTSSAAKTPGTRNLAGIQNPVVDGLVDKVIGAQNRDELLTAVHALDRVLLWEAYVVPGWYSPIDRIAYWDRFGMPKLRPSRGTDLFSWWFSPEGDARIQAAGFSGAQQ, encoded by the coding sequence ATGAGCCTGTTACGACGACTTCGGGTCGTGTGTTTTGTGTTTTTAGGTTTAGGACTTTTGGGCTTTTATCCGCAGTCTAGCGAGGCAAAGGTCCTTTCTGCCCTAACCCTTGGAAAGGCCCCGCAGCTTTCGTCTGATTTTCAGCATTTCCCCTACGCAAATCCCGATGCTCCCAAAGGAGGACAACTCCGGCTCGCGAGCATTGGAACATTTGATAGCTTTCATCCCTATGTTGCCCGTGGGATTCCTGCGGCAGGAATTGGACTGGTGAATGCAACGCTGACGACCTCGTCCCGGGATGAACCGTTTACCCAGTACCCTTATGTTGCCAGCTCATTCGAGCTTGTGGACGGCGGGGCAACACTTCTGTGCCATCTCAATCCACGTGCACGTTTTTCTGACGGGCATCCCGTGAGCGCAGAGGATGTGGTTTTTTCCTTTGATGCCCTTATGCACAAGGGCAGTCCCATGTATCGCAAATACTATGCGGGAATTGTGCGTGTGACTGCACGTGATGCGCATACCGTGCGCTTTGAGCTTGCCGATGCAAAAAATCCGGAGCTTCCGGTTGTTGCGGCGCAGCTCCCAGTCTTGCCCGCGCACTGGTGGAAAGGCCGTGATTTTTCGAAACCGACTCTTGAGCAGGCGCCGGGCTGCGGCCCGTATGTAGTGAAACGCTCATCCACTGGCTACAGCGTTGAATATGAGCGGGTCAAAGACTGGTGGGGTGCAGACCTCCCTGTCAATGCGGGACGTTTTAATTTCGATCGTATCCGTTTTGATTACTACCGGGACAGAACTGTTGCTGGCGAGGCATTTCGGAGTGGTGAATTTGATTTTCAGATGGTGAGCAGTGCGAAGTCGTGGGCCGAGGAATATGTTGGTCCTGCGGTGGACGCCGGACTTTTGAAGAGAGAGGCCATTCGTCACACTCGTCCGTCAGGAATGCAGGGTTTTGTGATGAACACCCGTCGTCCTCTTTTTGCTGATCGCAAAGTTCGTCAGGCTCTTGGACTCGCGTTTGACTTTGAGTGGACAAACCGGGCTTTGTTTTATGGGCAGTACGCACGCTGTCTAAGCTTTTTTAGTAATTCTGAATTTGCCAGCTCTGGCGTTCCACAGGGGAAAGAGCTTTCCCTTTTGGAGCCGTATCGGAGCGCACTTCCTCAGGAGCTTTTTGTAAGCCCGTTTACCCTGAGCAAAAGCGATGGCTCCGGGCGCATTCGTCCTCAGCTGCGCAAGGCCCTCACGCTTCTTCGTGAAGCGGGCTGGACCTTGCGGGACGGAGTGTTGAGGAATGCTCAGGGGAAAAGCTTTGAGTTTGAAATGCTATTGCGTTCTCCCAGCATGGAGCGGGTGGTTCTGCCATACCAGAAGAATTTGAAGCGGCTTGGCATTACCATGCATGTCTCTCTGGCTGATTCCTCCCGCTATATTCGCCGTATCCGTTCGTATGACTACGACATGGTTGTTGGGGTTATGCGCCAGTCTGATTCGCCGGGAAGTGAGCAGCGGCTCTTCTGGACAAGTTCGGCGGCCAAAACTCCGGGGACAAGAAACCTTGCAGGGATTCAGAATCCCGTTGTGGACGGGCTTGTCGACAAAGTTATCGGCGCTCAGAACAGGGATGAACTTCTGACTGCGGTTCATGCACTGGACCGTGTACTTCTCTGGGAAGCCTATGTTGTTCCGGGCTGGTATAGCCCCATTGATCGCATTGCCTACTGGGATCGCTTTGGAATGCCGAAGCTTCGTCCTTCGCGGGGAACAGATCTCTTTAGCTGGTGGTTTTCTCCTGAGGGAGATGCCCGGATTCAGGCCGCAGGCTTTTCTGGGGCACAGCAATGA
- a CDS encoding microcin C ABC transporter permease YejB has protein sequence MSSYFIRRLALVIPTLLGILALNFFVIQTAPGGPVDQFLARMSGDSPELMDRINGGTDDGVGTVSLEESGAGTGSSYRGISPELVRDVEKMYGFDKPMWQRFVDMLWRYIRFDFGDSFFKGRSVTELLADSLPVSMSLGIWSTLIIYLVSIPLGIKKAVHNGSRFDALTGLAVVIGNAVPVFLFAIVLVVLFAGGSYFKWFPLRGLVSPGFEQMSTWGQLRDYVSHLILPISAMVIGGFATLTMLTKNSFLDEIGKLYVTAAKAKGLTKNRVLYGHVFRNAMLIVISGFPAAFVHMFFTGSLLIEVIFSLNGIGLLGFEAAMQRDYPVMFATLYIFTLIGLVTKLISDMTYMFIDPRISFEKQGGSNV, from the coding sequence ATGAGTTCCTATTTTATTCGGCGTCTTGCGCTGGTGATTCCGACACTTTTAGGCATTCTTGCCCTGAATTTTTTTGTTATCCAGACCGCTCCCGGAGGGCCAGTTGACCAGTTCCTCGCCCGGATGTCTGGCGATTCTCCAGAGCTGATGGACAGGATTAACGGCGGCACGGACGATGGTGTGGGAACTGTTTCCCTCGAAGAATCCGGAGCGGGGACAGGAAGCTCATACCGGGGCATTTCTCCTGAACTCGTTCGCGATGTGGAAAAGATGTACGGCTTTGACAAACCGATGTGGCAGCGCTTTGTGGATATGCTGTGGCGCTACATTCGTTTTGATTTTGGAGACAGCTTTTTCAAGGGGCGAAGCGTTACTGAACTTTTGGCGGATAGCCTGCCCGTGTCCATGTCTCTTGGGATTTGGAGCACGCTGATTATCTACCTTGTGTCCATCCCGCTTGGCATCAAAAAGGCCGTTCATAACGGGAGCCGCTTTGATGCCTTGACTGGGCTTGCTGTGGTCATTGGGAATGCTGTCCCTGTCTTTCTTTTCGCGATTGTCTTGGTCGTGCTGTTTGCTGGAGGAAGCTATTTCAAATGGTTTCCTTTGCGAGGGCTGGTGTCGCCGGGCTTTGAGCAGATGAGCACATGGGGGCAGCTTCGTGACTATGTGTCGCATCTGATTTTGCCCATTTCGGCAATGGTGATTGGGGGCTTTGCGACGTTGACCATGCTCACCAAGAATTCATTTTTGGACGAGATCGGGAAGCTCTATGTCACGGCAGCAAAAGCTAAGGGCCTGACAAAGAACCGAGTTTTATATGGTCATGTTTTTCGAAACGCTATGCTGATTGTCATTTCAGGATTTCCTGCCGCATTTGTGCATATGTTTTTCACTGGCTCGCTGCTTATTGAGGTCATTTTTTCGCTGAACGGAATTGGACTTCTTGGTTTTGAAGCAGCCATGCAGCGGGATTATCCTGTGATGTTTGCAACGCTGTATATTTTTACCCTGATAGGGCTGGTCACAAAGCTTATAAGCGACATGACCTACATGTTTATTGATCCGCGCATTAGCTTTGAGAAGCAGGGGGGGAGCAATGTTTAA
- a CDS encoding ABC transporter permease, giving the protein MFKFSPLTLRRLRLFRQNRRGFWSLVLFAILLSCSLGAEFLANDRPLFVWYEGQAFFPVVQDYAETTFGGDFDAPADFRDPYIAKNIKEKGFALWPLIHFADDTIDYSLTVPVPAPPSVHHWLGTDDQGRDLLARLIYGFRISVLFGLLLTLFSSVVGICAGAIQGYYGGKVDLVTQRFMEIWSGMPVLYLLIILSDMIQPGFWWLLGIMLLFGWMSLVGVVRAEFLRGRNLDYVRAARALGIRDRTIMFRHILPNAMVAGLTFLPFLLNGAIGTLTSLDFLGFGMPAGSPSLGELLAQGKANLHAPWIGLSAFCVLSLLLTLLVFIGEAARDALDPNRSSSL; this is encoded by the coding sequence ATGTTTAAGTTTTCCCCTCTGACTCTTCGCCGTTTGCGCCTATTTCGGCAGAATCGGAGAGGTTTTTGGTCTCTGGTGCTCTTTGCCATTCTTCTGAGCTGCTCTCTGGGGGCAGAGTTTCTTGCCAACGATCGGCCGCTCTTTGTGTGGTATGAAGGGCAGGCTTTTTTCCCTGTTGTGCAGGACTACGCAGAAACGACGTTTGGAGGCGATTTTGATGCTCCTGCGGATTTTCGCGACCCGTACATCGCCAAAAATATCAAAGAAAAGGGCTTTGCCCTGTGGCCCCTGATTCATTTTGCGGATGACACCATTGACTATTCGCTGACCGTTCCTGTTCCAGCTCCGCCCTCGGTGCACCACTGGCTCGGCACAGACGATCAGGGCCGAGATTTACTTGCGCGTCTGATTTATGGCTTCCGAATTTCCGTGCTGTTTGGCCTGCTTCTGACACTCTTTAGTTCCGTTGTTGGGATTTGTGCCGGAGCCATTCAGGGCTATTACGGTGGCAAGGTCGACCTTGTGACTCAGCGCTTTATGGAAATCTGGTCTGGAATGCCTGTGCTGTACCTTCTGATTATTCTCTCCGACATGATTCAGCCCGGTTTTTGGTGGCTTCTTGGCATCATGCTGCTCTTTGGCTGGATGTCTCTGGTTGGTGTTGTTCGGGCAGAGTTTTTGCGTGGGCGAAATCTCGACTACGTCCGCGCTGCCCGGGCGCTTGGCATTAGGGACAGGACAATCATGTTTCGCCACATTTTGCCAAACGCAATGGTGGCAGGGCTGACCTTTCTTCCGTTTTTGCTCAATGGCGCAATCGGGACGCTGACCTCTCTGGATTTTCTTGGTTTTGGCATGCCCGCAGGCTCTCCATCCCTTGGAGAACTGCTTGCACAGGGAAAGGCGAACCTCCACGCACCGTGGATAGGTCTCTCGGCGTTTTGTGTACTTTCTCTTTTACTCACGCTTCTTGTGTTCATTGGTGAAGCAGCGCGAGACGCTCTTGACCCAAACAGGAGTTCCTCGTTGTGA
- a CDS encoding ABC transporter ATP-binding protein → MTSSLLSVQNLGISFGETQAVRDVSFDIHPGETLALVGESGSGKSLTAKSVMGLLPPGAQLTGGSVVLDGMDVLSASPQELRRIRGAVSAMVFQEPRPSLNPLHTIEKNICETLLWQQGISGQQAKARCLELLRLVGIDNAAQRCGAYPHELSGGQCQRVMIAAALAGEPQLLIADEPTTALDVTVQSQILELMARLTRQLKMSVLFISHDLRLVRQYADRVCVMHDGMLVEQGGVEQIFSAPKHAYTRQLLGAGLHGQPVELSPVAPSVLTAREMRVWFPVNTGVLRRVRSYVKAVDGVSLDIRQGECIGLVGESGSGKSTLGMALLRLQKSEGQIQFAGQDISSLSEKDLRPMRKKFQVVFQDPFGSLSPRMSVGDIVAEGLWAHEKLRREEAETRVCAALEEVGLDAETRHRYPHEFSGGQRQRIAIARALVLKPRLLLLDEPTSSLDRTVQFQVIDLLRKLQRERGLSYLFITHDLHLTQAFCHRVLVMREGKIVESGAPQDVFLRPRHPYTQQLVQAANACGSFSGESERLREAI, encoded by the coding sequence GTGACGTCTTCTCTTCTTTCTGTTCAGAACCTCGGCATTTCTTTTGGAGAAACTCAGGCTGTCCGGGATGTCTCTTTTGATATTCATCCCGGAGAAACCCTCGCCCTTGTCGGTGAGTCTGGTTCAGGAAAATCCCTTACGGCAAAGTCTGTCATGGGCCTTTTGCCACCGGGAGCGCAACTGACAGGTGGCTCGGTTGTGCTCGACGGGATGGATGTCCTGAGTGCCAGTCCGCAGGAGTTGCGCCGTATCCGTGGAGCTGTTTCTGCGATGGTTTTTCAGGAGCCTCGGCCCAGCCTGAACCCCTTGCACACCATTGAGAAAAATATTTGTGAGACGCTGCTCTGGCAGCAGGGAATTTCTGGGCAGCAGGCAAAAGCCCGATGTCTTGAGCTTTTGAGGCTTGTAGGGATCGACAATGCGGCCCAGCGTTGTGGTGCATATCCACATGAACTGTCGGGTGGCCAGTGCCAGCGTGTCATGATCGCGGCAGCTCTGGCCGGAGAACCACAACTTCTTATTGCGGATGAGCCGACAACAGCTCTGGATGTGACTGTGCAGAGTCAAATCCTGGAGCTGATGGCTCGCCTCACTCGCCAGCTCAAAATGAGCGTGCTGTTCATTAGTCATGATCTCCGGCTGGTGCGGCAGTATGCAGACCGGGTGTGCGTTATGCACGACGGGATGCTTGTTGAGCAGGGGGGCGTTGAGCAAATTTTTTCTGCCCCAAAACATGCGTATACCCGGCAGCTTTTGGGGGCAGGACTTCATGGTCAGCCTGTAGAGCTTTCTCCTGTGGCTCCTTCCGTTTTGACAGCCCGTGAGATGCGGGTGTGGTTCCCCGTGAATACGGGGGTGCTGCGGCGGGTTCGGAGTTACGTCAAAGCCGTTGATGGAGTCTCTCTGGATATTCGTCAGGGGGAGTGCATTGGCCTTGTTGGTGAGTCTGGCTCAGGCAAGAGCACTCTTGGAATGGCGCTTTTGCGGCTGCAGAAAAGTGAAGGGCAGATTCAGTTTGCCGGACAGGACATTTCGTCTCTTTCAGAAAAAGACCTGCGCCCCATGCGAAAGAAGTTTCAGGTTGTCTTTCAGGATCCTTTTGGTTCCCTGAGCCCGCGTATGAGCGTTGGAGACATTGTTGCCGAAGGACTGTGGGCGCACGAAAAGCTCCGCAGGGAGGAGGCGGAAACGCGGGTTTGTGCGGCGTTGGAGGAAGTCGGTCTGGATGCTGAAACGCGTCACAGGTACCCACACGAGTTTTCTGGTGGTCAGCGTCAGCGGATTGCCATAGCTCGCGCTCTTGTTTTGAAGCCGCGCCTTCTTTTGCTGGATGAACCAACGTCATCACTGGACCGTACCGTACAGTTTCAGGTGATTGACCTTTTGCGAAAGCTCCAGCGTGAGCGAGGGCTTTCATATTTGTTTATTACGCATGACCTGCATCTGACTCAGGCATTTTGCCACCGGGTATTGGTTATGCGTGAGGGGAAAATTGTTGAGTCTGGGGCGCCGCAGGATGTGTTTTTGCGCCCACGGCATCCATACACACAACAGCTTGTTCAGGCTGCAAACGCCTGTGGCAGCTTTTCTGGTGAATCGGAAAGGCTGCGCGAGGCAATATAA
- a CDS encoding DUF3450 domain-containing protein, which translates to MRQQLCKKLVGTVLGALLVAQSGTVLASPADAEHIVQDAIGTEIAAQKDNAKWQGEKAQILEELRQLKNENMWLGFQEKKYSRYVRDMQGKIAELERVQAELKKIENGLEPFLYEMVENFSAFVKSDLPFLPEERQRRVQFLEQTLDDHSLALGEKLRRVFEAIDAELGYGQSADTQSALVMLDGKETHVTLVRAGRLGLYCLTPDGEHSGIYDKKLKEYTMLPNSSTDAIKHLQNMIDQKRFTELVALPLGGADK; encoded by the coding sequence ATGAGACAGCAGTTATGCAAAAAACTCGTCGGGACAGTGCTGGGAGCGCTTCTCGTGGCGCAGTCCGGAACTGTGTTGGCTTCTCCTGCTGATGCAGAACACATTGTGCAGGACGCCATTGGAACTGAGATTGCCGCCCAAAAGGATAATGCGAAGTGGCAGGGTGAGAAAGCGCAAATTCTCGAAGAACTGCGCCAGCTGAAAAATGAAAACATGTGGCTGGGATTTCAGGAGAAGAAATATTCTAGATACGTGCGGGACATGCAGGGCAAAATTGCCGAGCTGGAGCGGGTTCAGGCTGAGTTGAAAAAGATTGAAAACGGGCTGGAGCCATTCCTGTATGAGATGGTTGAGAATTTCTCTGCCTTTGTGAAGTCGGATTTACCTTTTTTGCCAGAAGAGCGACAGCGCCGGGTGCAGTTCCTTGAGCAGACGCTTGATGACCACAGTCTTGCCTTGGGTGAAAAGCTGCGGCGGGTTTTTGAGGCAATAGATGCAGAGCTTGGATATGGACAAAGCGCGGATACACAGTCTGCACTGGTCATGCTGGACGGCAAGGAGACGCATGTGACGCTGGTCCGTGCTGGTCGCCTTGGCCTCTATTGCCTGACTCCAGATGGAGAGCATTCCGGAATCTATGACAAGAAACTCAAGGAATATACCATGCTCCCAAACTCTTCCACTGATGCCATCAAACACTTGCAGAATATGATTGACCAGAAGCGCTTTACAGAGCTTGTTGCGCTTCCTCTTGGAGGTGCAGACAAATGA
- a CDS encoding MotA/TolQ/ExbB proton channel family protein: MKKLILCLCTLCFLSSSVFAADAQKADGKAWSNTLNSVKKLRTETQSDALLTRKAIQQQRAELRKERAEMRAERARRKAHHAKLMAQFEELTAQELTLRKQLESRKAEMDLLSGSVRGAARQLKERALMSPATAENPEQLVALSALLDSGHFPGLSGIQSLSRMSFAAMASSGEVTKRKGMWIGEDGSEHNGTILRLGTLTAGFVSSDGAGFLRPAAGGMLEAVSGDLNGSVGALKDFVQGKRIDAPVDFSGGEVFKRFEKKSSFALALENGGFLVWPILLAGLIGLGIAAERFWTLWRIRMCPECKMEKAFVWAGRGNRDKCASCLGTKGSTPTCRVLSHVILHSGGTLVSMEKGLQEAILQELPLLERYLPTMNILAAVAPLLGLLGTVTGMINTFQVITVFGAGDPRLMSGGISEALITTQLGLAVAVPLTLMHHFLERKVDRIVADMEEKGTTLVARLVAAGGRE, encoded by the coding sequence ATGAAAAAATTGATTCTGTGCCTGTGCACATTGTGTTTTTTGTCGAGTTCAGTTTTTGCTGCTGATGCCCAGAAAGCGGACGGAAAGGCGTGGTCAAACACGCTGAACTCGGTCAAAAAACTGAGGACTGAAACACAGTCTGATGCATTGCTAACGCGAAAAGCGATTCAGCAGCAGCGTGCGGAGCTTCGAAAAGAGCGTGCGGAAATGCGGGCTGAACGAGCCAGACGAAAGGCTCATCATGCAAAGCTTATGGCTCAGTTTGAAGAGTTGACGGCTCAGGAGCTTACCCTGCGCAAGCAGCTTGAGAGTCGAAAAGCAGAAATGGATCTGCTCTCAGGTTCTGTCCGTGGCGCGGCTCGCCAGCTCAAGGAGCGGGCGCTGATGAGTCCGGCAACCGCAGAAAACCCAGAACAGCTTGTGGCCTTGTCTGCGCTCCTTGATTCGGGGCATTTCCCGGGGCTGAGTGGAATTCAGTCGCTTTCCAGAATGAGCTTTGCTGCAATGGCATCTTCTGGAGAGGTCACAAAGCGCAAAGGAATGTGGATTGGGGAGGATGGTTCCGAGCATAACGGAACGATTTTACGCCTTGGTACATTGACTGCGGGCTTTGTTTCTTCGGATGGAGCAGGCTTTTTGCGGCCTGCGGCTGGCGGGATGCTCGAAGCTGTGTCGGGTGACCTGAATGGTTCCGTAGGCGCTCTTAAAGATTTTGTGCAGGGAAAGCGCATTGACGCGCCTGTTGATTTTTCTGGGGGCGAAGTCTTCAAGCGTTTTGAAAAGAAAAGCAGCTTTGCTTTGGCTCTTGAAAATGGTGGCTTCCTTGTATGGCCGATTCTGCTTGCTGGTCTCATTGGTCTTGGCATTGCCGCAGAGCGTTTCTGGACGCTGTGGCGCATCCGCATGTGCCCTGAGTGCAAGATGGAAAAAGCCTTTGTCTGGGCTGGCCGCGGCAATCGTGACAAATGCGCATCCTGCCTTGGAACAAAGGGAAGCACTCCGACCTGCCGTGTTTTGAGTCACGTTATTCTGCATTCTGGCGGTACGCTTGTCAGCATGGAAAAAGGCTTGCAGGAAGCAATTCTTCAGGAGTTGCCGCTCCTTGAGCGGTATCTGCCAACCATGAACATCCTTGCTGCTGTTGCTCCTCTTCTTGGTCTTCTTGGTACCGTTACCGGCATGATTAATACCTTTCAGGTCATTACGGTCTTTGGCGCGGGCGATCCCCGACTGATGTCTGGCGGTATTTCTGAAGCGCTGATTACTACTCAGCTTGGCCTTGCCGTCGCGGTGCCCCTGACTCTGATGCATCATTTCCTGGAGCGGAAAGTCGACCGCATTGTTGCAGACATGGAAGAGAAGGGCACAACCCTTGTTGCCCGTCTGGTTGCTGCTGGAGGTCGAGAATGA